Proteins encoded together in one Labrus mixtus chromosome 18, fLabMix1.1, whole genome shotgun sequence window:
- the qrsl1 gene encoding glutamyl-tRNA(Gln) amidotransferase subunit A, mitochondrial isoform X1, with the protein MLGLTIREVSLALREGRVSPTELCRKCLNRIKKTQHLNAYITVSEELALKQAQEAETRLLQGKPKGPLDGIPFAAKDNFCTENIRTTCASRMLKDYTPPYNATMVQKLFDQGAVLVGKTNMDEFAMGAGSTDSAFGPVRNPWSYAAPFREQTGAQPDSDWVVTGGSSGGSAAAVASLTSYLALGSDTGGSTRNPGALCGVVALKPTYGLLSRHGLIPLVNSMDVPGIMTRSVSDTATVLGILQGLDIRDSTTIPAASSITELPEDFDVKNICVGIPKEYHAPGLSEETLTQWSRVADMFERAGARVEQVSLPHTQYSIVCYHVLCHTEVASNMARFDGLEYGHRSAVDSSTEAMYAATRHEGFNDVVRGRILSGNFFLLKQNYEHYFVKAQKVRRLISDDFKHVFSSGVDILLTPTTLTDAAAYSDFKQEDNRTRSAQEDVFTQPVNMAGLPAVSVPTALSRRGLPIGLQLIGPMLQEKKLLSVARWMEQRVGFPSISDYVDTKECRNDTAVAKREQTSAA; encoded by the exons ATGCTTGGCCTGACAATAAGAGAG GTGTCTTTGGCACTCAGGGAGGGAAGAGTCTCCCCAACAGAGCTCTGTAGGAAGTGTCTGAACCGcatcaagaaaacacaacacctTAACGCTTACATCACTGTGTCTGAGGAGTTGGCACTGAAGCAGGCTCAAGAAGCAGAAACGAGACTCCTCCAAG GTAAGCCCAAAGGTCCTCTGGATGGAATCCCATTTGCAGCAAAGGACAACTTCTGCACAGAAAACATCAGGACGACGTGTGCGTCCAGGATGCTGAAAG ACTACACTCCACCCTACAATGCCACCATGGTCCAGAAGCTCTTTGATCAAGGGGCTGTTCTCGTGGGGAAGACCAACATGGATGAGTTTGCTATGGG TGCGGGCAGCACTGACAGCGCTTTCGGTCCAGTGAGAAACCCCTGGAGCTACGCCGCTCCCTTCAGAGAGCAGACAGGGGCACAGCCGGACTCCGATTGGGTCGTCACTGGAGGAAGTTCTGGAGGAAGTGCTGCAGCTGTAGCCTCACTCACCAGCTACCT GGCTTTGGGTTCAGACACGGGCGGTTCTACTCGTAACCCTGGAGCGCTGTGTGGCGTTGTAGCTCTGAAGCCCACCTACGGTTTGCTGTCCAGACACGGTCTCATCCCCCTGGTCAACTCCATGGACGTCCCAGGCATCATGACCCGCAGTGTCAGCGATACAGCCACTGTCTTAG GTATCCTCCAAGGCCTTGATATCAGAGACTCAACAACAATTCCTGCAGCGTCATCAATAACAGAACTACCTGAAGACTTTGATGTTAAGAACATCTGTGTGGGCATCCCTAAG GAGTACCACGCCCCAGGGCTGTCCGAGGAGACTCTGACACAGTGGAGTCGTGTCGCTGACATGTTTGAGCGGGCGGGGGCTCGAGTGGAGCAGGTGTCCCTCCCCCACACCCAGTACTCCATCGTGTGCTACCACGTCCTGTGCCACACTGAGGTGGCATCCAACATGGCCCGCTTTGATGGCCTAGAATACG GTCATCGTAGTGCAGTCGACAGCTCGACGGAGGCCATGTATGCTGCGACCCGACATGAGGGCTTTAACGACGTTGTGAGGGGGAGAATACTCTCGGGGAACTTCTTCCTACTCAAACA GAACTACGAGCACTACTTCGTGAAGGCTCAGAAAGTCCGCCGGCTGATCTCAGATGACTTCAAGCATGTCTTCAGCTCAGGTGTGGACATCCTGCTCACGCCCACCACTCTAACCGATGCAGCAGCCTACTCTGACTTCAAGCAGGAAGACAACCGAACACGCAGCGCGCAGGAGGACGTCTTCACCCAGCCCGTCAACATGGCAG GTCTCCCAGCCGTGTCTGTGCCAACGGCTTTATCAAGACGGGGCCTTCCCATTGGCTTGCAGCTTATCGGCCCTATGCTCCAGGAAAAGAAGCTGCTCAGTGTCGCCCGATGGATGGAGCAGAGGGTTGGGTTTCCCTCAATCAGTGACTACGTAGACACCAAGGAGTGCAGGAATGACACTGCAGTGGCCAAGAGGGAGCAGACTTCAGCTGCATGA
- the qrsl1 gene encoding glutamyl-tRNA(Gln) amidotransferase subunit A, mitochondrial isoform X2, protein MLKDYTPPYNATMVQKLFDQGAVLVGKTNMDEFAMGAGSTDSAFGPVRNPWSYAAPFREQTGAQPDSDWVVTGGSSGGSAAAVASLTSYLALGSDTGGSTRNPGALCGVVALKPTYGLLSRHGLIPLVNSMDVPGIMTRSVSDTATVLGILQGLDIRDSTTIPAASSITELPEDFDVKNICVGIPKEYHAPGLSEETLTQWSRVADMFERAGARVEQVSLPHTQYSIVCYHVLCHTEVASNMARFDGLEYGHRSAVDSSTEAMYAATRHEGFNDVVRGRILSGNFFLLKQNYEHYFVKAQKVRRLISDDFKHVFSSGVDILLTPTTLTDAAAYSDFKQEDNRTRSAQEDVFTQPVNMAGLPAVSVPTALSRRGLPIGLQLIGPMLQEKKLLSVARWMEQRVGFPSISDYVDTKECRNDTAVAKREQTSAA, encoded by the exons ATGCTGAAAG ACTACACTCCACCCTACAATGCCACCATGGTCCAGAAGCTCTTTGATCAAGGGGCTGTTCTCGTGGGGAAGACCAACATGGATGAGTTTGCTATGGG TGCGGGCAGCACTGACAGCGCTTTCGGTCCAGTGAGAAACCCCTGGAGCTACGCCGCTCCCTTCAGAGAGCAGACAGGGGCACAGCCGGACTCCGATTGGGTCGTCACTGGAGGAAGTTCTGGAGGAAGTGCTGCAGCTGTAGCCTCACTCACCAGCTACCT GGCTTTGGGTTCAGACACGGGCGGTTCTACTCGTAACCCTGGAGCGCTGTGTGGCGTTGTAGCTCTGAAGCCCACCTACGGTTTGCTGTCCAGACACGGTCTCATCCCCCTGGTCAACTCCATGGACGTCCCAGGCATCATGACCCGCAGTGTCAGCGATACAGCCACTGTCTTAG GTATCCTCCAAGGCCTTGATATCAGAGACTCAACAACAATTCCTGCAGCGTCATCAATAACAGAACTACCTGAAGACTTTGATGTTAAGAACATCTGTGTGGGCATCCCTAAG GAGTACCACGCCCCAGGGCTGTCCGAGGAGACTCTGACACAGTGGAGTCGTGTCGCTGACATGTTTGAGCGGGCGGGGGCTCGAGTGGAGCAGGTGTCCCTCCCCCACACCCAGTACTCCATCGTGTGCTACCACGTCCTGTGCCACACTGAGGTGGCATCCAACATGGCCCGCTTTGATGGCCTAGAATACG GTCATCGTAGTGCAGTCGACAGCTCGACGGAGGCCATGTATGCTGCGACCCGACATGAGGGCTTTAACGACGTTGTGAGGGGGAGAATACTCTCGGGGAACTTCTTCCTACTCAAACA GAACTACGAGCACTACTTCGTGAAGGCTCAGAAAGTCCGCCGGCTGATCTCAGATGACTTCAAGCATGTCTTCAGCTCAGGTGTGGACATCCTGCTCACGCCCACCACTCTAACCGATGCAGCAGCCTACTCTGACTTCAAGCAGGAAGACAACCGAACACGCAGCGCGCAGGAGGACGTCTTCACCCAGCCCGTCAACATGGCAG GTCTCCCAGCCGTGTCTGTGCCAACGGCTTTATCAAGACGGGGCCTTCCCATTGGCTTGCAGCTTATCGGCCCTATGCTCCAGGAAAAGAAGCTGCTCAGTGTCGCCCGATGGATGGAGCAGAGGGTTGGGTTTCCCTCAATCAGTGACTACGTAGACACCAAGGAGTGCAGGAATGACACTGCAGTGGCCAAGAGGGAGCAGACTTCAGCTGCATGA